Proteins from a single region of Desulfobacteraceae bacterium:
- a CDS encoding oxidoreductase yields the protein EHFEAGYHTVHLWTLICLSLGILGPNEREYLGEDLKEVNVFHPESAA from the coding sequence CGAGCACTTCGAGGCCGGCTACCACACGGTGCACCTGTGGACGTTGATCTGTCTGTCGCTGGGGATCCTGGGCCCCAACGAGCGCGAGTACCTCGGCGAGGACCTCAAGGAGGTCAACGTGTTTCACCCCGAATCGGCGGCCTAG